DNA from Triticum aestivum cultivar Chinese Spring chromosome 7D, IWGSC CS RefSeq v2.1, whole genome shotgun sequence:
GGGTGCAGCACACCGAGGATTTTGCTGGAATCAGCGATGATGGATGTTACAATCAGTGAGAAGAAATGCTACAACCAGCGGGCATTGGTGCTGGAGCGAAGGTGAGTTGGGGCGAACACCAGACTGTGTTTTGCTGCAATCAGCTACTTTGCTGGGATCAGCGCCGCTAGATGTTGTAACCGGCGATGACCATGGAAGCAATTTTTTTGAGCGAGGAAGGTTGTCTATCAGGGCGGCGAGCAACGGCGTGCTGGCGGTGCACAGGTGCTACGAGCTCGGTTGCCTCGTACGGTGGTATGGCGGCGGCTGTCGGCGCTTGTGTGGGAGCgacttgttggggggggggggggggggggggggagaagaagggctcgatgcgggggagggggacgaAGTGAATAGAGAGGGATTGAACGGTTTGCCAGACCCGAATCGGACGACTGCACGGGCGTCCAGCCGAAATTTTGGCTGGCCGGCCGGCACCTAGCACCCGCCTAATAAATATTACTCCGTCGGCACTGTGGAGCGGAGGGAGTAGATGATTGTCGGCACTGTGCATGTGCTTGTACGGACCACTCTGCTAGTTATTACAGTAGTACTtcatccgtttctaaatataagaccttttagatatTTCAAAAAGGACTACATAGATATGTAGCAGCCGCAGTCGTAGGTGGAAGCCTTTCTTTCTTCTTGCACGTATTGAGCTTGGCGCTCCTTGAGATCTCGGAATAGCTCTGAACCAGCGACCTTGAGCGGGTCTCCTCAAAACCACTGTAACTACCCGCTGCGAGCCATGGTCCTTGTATGCTAAGGCGGAGATTAATTAATTGCTGTAGACAGATTGGATCGATAAATATAAAAAAAACTTGTCAAGCTTTGCAAGGTCCCCTTCTCAGAACAGCAACAAGTCATATAGATATATTTTCAAAtctttcactcattttgctttctttgtagtctatattaaaatttctaaaatgtcttatatttatatttaggaacggagggcgTAACAGCAAGCGGAAGAAAAGCTGTTTTGCATTGAGGTGAGTGTGACTGTGTGAGAGCTACATATTGACAGACAGCAACGCGTATGGCGTACACTTTTCAATTTCTAGTCGGCCTAAGCACGGTAGTACAGTAGTAACAGCAACGTAAATATCAATCAATCACGGTAACACATCATAGTGTCGTCGACCATCGCGAATGAGTGCCGTTGGTTGGTTTGGTTGGTGCGTCCCTTCCTCTGTGACGTCGTGGAAACCAGTCATCAAAAACCCCAATGGCGTTGCCCGTTGCCCAAATATCTCGGTCCCATTCACCTCTTCTCGAGGAATAAACGTAGAGCGAGCAGAGACTCCAGCACCAGCAGCAGAGACGTCACGCGCGCCACCTACACAAAACCAAACACCACCTCGCGAAGCCATTCTCGGCTATCAGCATGGGCGCACCTGGGCCAGACTCATGGGTGTTCGCGGTCGCCGACAGCTCCAGGTACAGCACGCGCTCGCGGCTGCTGCTCACGGGGCTCGCCATGGCGATCGgcgtcctcaccctcctcctctaCCTCGCCGTCTCCTACGCCCGCCGCCGTCCGGGTGCGGAGGACCACGAGGCCGGCGGCATCAGCGACGCCGCCGTCATCGCAGTGGCCGACGCGCAGTCTGCGCCGATGGACTGCGCGGTGTGCCTCGGGCAGGTGGAGGCCGGCGAGAAGCTGCGCCGGCTCCCCAGGTGCGGCCATCTCTTCCACGCCGACTGCGTCCACGCCTGGCTGCAAGCGCACTCCACCTGCCCCATGTGCCGCGCCGCCACAAATTCCTCCAACAAGGACGGCAccaccacggcggcggcggcaacagcaGCGCTGCCACCAGGCGTCACCGGAGGCTCGGTGCCGCCAGCTGCCTTGGAAATAGTGAATGGAACAACACGACTGCAGAATAGCCACAGTGATTGATCCACAGGCTAACATATATAAGTTTAATTATATACTAGCAAAATGACCGTGCATTATAATAGGAGAAAATAAATGACATGCGTCTCTTCTAACAAGAGTCTGACTCAAGACCACCATAGATTCACATCCTCTTTTTCCACACGACGCCCGACCATGTGTCGCCGCATAACCTTCTTCATGCCCTCACTGAAGTGGTCGCCGTGTCCAAGACAACCCCGTGAGCAAAGCAAATGCTAGTAGAATGAGTAGCGTGAAGTTGTCCGCATAACTTTCTACCAATAATAATAAATAGAACACAGGTAATTGATAACATGCAATCAAATTTTACAACCTTTAATTGTTTTGGCTAGCTAACAAAATTACTTCCAGATTATTAAAAATAACTGCATCCATTTGGTCCACGGATCTGTGTACGATCAAAAACCCTTAAGAAATTATGCACATATGTTTGTGCATTGCAACGCGAGAGAAAATTAATGTGTACCAAATTTAATGAAAATTAATCGCAATTGTGCTTTCTACAAAAAAACACTAATTTTTCGCCCACCAAAAATAATCACGAATTGAGTCTTAGTGATGGTTACCGGCTATTGTGTTATACTCACTCTATTTGGTATTCTTAAGTCTGGGATCCAattagagcaactctagtagaccccgcatccgcccccgacccgcaaaataaccgccaaaatgcgggtacgGGCCGGAAAGCCTGCCTGACCAGACCCGGCATCCCGCCCCGGCCAGCAACAATTTTTAGGGGGCGCGGCAAATTCCCGACCCCAACCCAggaaaacgcgggtttccccctcgcggctgcggtgccctgcatcacagagaagcagttggcgggagggacatttcagcccgcgctcttttccccctccttccgccgccgcccgcccttgcTTCCGCAAACCCGCCGCTGGCGATTCTGGCCATATCTGCGGGCAGAATCGCTCCGCGAGGCCGCCCCACACCCTCCCGCGCCGAGCCGCTGCACCACCCCTCCGGATCCGGTGAGAAGAGAGCAGCTGGGATCGACCACCACCGAGCGCACCACCCTCGTCGCCGCCCGGGATCACTCGCCACCGGTTAGTCCCTTTTTTATGATTTTTGCGAGCTGTGTAGTAGGTTGACGCGCCGGTGTGCGTGTAGATGGAGTTGAccccgtgcgagaagttcttgctatccgattcggacgattcggacgactcggatgtGGAGACCATGCTTGCGACCTTTCGGCAGCAAACATTGGTCATGAcgcttgccgtgaaggagcatgaAGACGAGTACCGGAAGAGGAGGCGAGGATCTACTGTCGGGCGTCTGTGCATTCCGCGGAATCGCCATCTTGGAAACGAGATATTGATGCAAGATTATTTTTTGAAGAATCCTACATATCCTGCAGACCTCTTccgcagaaggtaccgaatgcgccgatcccttTTTGTGAAAATGGTtgaagcttgcgaggcaaattgccgGTATTTCACTCAAAGAAGGAATGCtgcgggcttaaagggatttagtgcatatcaaaaaatctccgcagct
Protein-coding regions in this window:
- the LOC123170611 gene encoding RING-H2 finger protein ATL32-like, translating into MGAPGPDSWVFAVADSSRYSTRSRLLLTGLAMAIGVLTLLLYLAVSYARRRPGAEDHEAGGISDAAVIAVADAQSAPMDCAVCLGQVEAGEKLRRLPRCGHLFHADCVHAWLQAHSTCPMCRAATNSSNKDGTTTAAAATAALPPGVTGGSVPPAALEIVNGTTRLQNSHSD